One segment of Syngnathus scovelli strain Florida chromosome 6, RoL_Ssco_1.2, whole genome shotgun sequence DNA contains the following:
- the LOC125970088 gene encoding cingulin-like protein 1 isoform X1 has translation MAGLGGSPEMRMQESYVDPHNSRGGHDSLFGVRVQIQGIQGQPFVVLNSSSKESHRDVSVITHQTGYKPGMVRQSMDETSFSSDFHYQKHPEILRPYDPRSNNLNHLNPSQTFNGKTVDRPKARIPLPAEGPTDDQNTPPSDGRLPARSPNSVDPEPFASVGKLINQFNSSQRRGRGGPRNRLDPEETRRSRSVDSGRASDSSSSSSSGASSVKGVSSGVTSGGVYPPGSARARLLGGEANKRDKNKPSMPLKAHHEMNTAAKILKTDGADERDAQVTPDLLKGQQVSIDPNEDAAKQMLFTYLKEGTTDEVSITRRKVNLLLERINRLKWKTAENVEEEAKAQTVEVKQLLEKREALESQVCDLKQKLETELKNEKTLAKACEKARVEKKKLQEELVKSQAELSDLRNKLTEIEAQLKSTKDEMTQMIADRERSKLQMKDLQHQLSEMHDELDQSKKEDMINAEKEVLLKDLAQLRADFQEMLLVKEEHEELLQQQEGELRDLKGAIKDEVETHDKYIAALKEEYELELQHLLRDLEKSNESNGVLGREKMEALEEGGAAKEKVQELSQQRDQLKGRVQELSSKVDQLSLAVKELRASERLQEQRAKQLEREKQQLEETLQDVRRNEEEMCQSNRSLLTRLEEVQSKLTKLNHEHRDMKEKLREERKQTEELWKSKSELEDERRLQDRTVEQLQRKMNSIMEDCEASTDVLQSQVDEAKERSQRELADLRRQLQEKGAELEKSRLTAKKLQDELLPLEEDLRRCYREQQEAQSRARQLEQKVDELEERNATTEEERERHVKLLEGRIGQLEEDVNDERSTADRLMERLDKTKEQVDQMRSELMQERAVRQDLECDNTSLERQIKDLKSRVAHLEGSQRTNQDSVISKLNSRIQELEERLQGEERDNNNLQQANRKLERKVKEMKMQADEDHANLQTHRDQLTQRLKTAKRQMDEAEEEIERLEHAKKKLQRELEEQLETNEQLHGQIDTMRKDMRRKRKSPHIIKVTEEGDGLDDTASD, from the exons AGAAATGAGGATGCAGGAGAGTTACGTTGATCCACACAACTCCAGAGGCGGCCATGACAGCTTGTTTGGAGTTCGGGTGCAGATACAAGGGATTCAAGGCCAACCCTTTGTGGTTCTGAACAGTTCTAGCAAAGAAAGCCACAGAGACGTATCGGTCATCACCCACCAGACTGGATACAAGCCGGGCATGGTGAGGCAGTCCATGGATGAGACGAGTTTCTCGTCAGATTTTCATTACCAGAAACATCCAGAGATCCTCAGACCGTATGACCCCAGAAGCAACAACCTTAACCATCTCAACCCGTCGCAAACTTTTAATGGAAAAACAGTGGACCGGCCCAAAGCCCGGATTCCGCTTCCAGCGGAGGGTCCGACAGATGACCAGAACACGCCTCCTTCGGACGGACGCCTTCCCGCAAGGTCGCCAAACTCCGTAGACCCTGAGCCTTTTGCGTCCGTAGGCAAGCTAATCAACCAGTTCAACAGCAGCCAGCGTAGAGgaaggggcggccccagaaatcGTCTGGACCCAGAGGAAACGCGGCGGTCACGTAGCGTGGATAGCGGCCGAGCTTCCGACTCGTCTTCCTCTTCATCCAGCGGGGCGTCGTCTGTGAAGGGGGTCAGCAGTGGCGTGACCTCCGGCGGGGTGTATCCTCCGGGGTCAGCCAGAGCTCGACTACTGGGCGGAGAAGCCAACAAAAGAGACAAGAACAAACCCAGCATGCCGCTTAAAGCTCATCATGAGATGAACACTGCAGCAAAAATACTAAAAACAGATGGAGCTGATGAAAGAGACGCTCAG GTCACTCCTGATCTTCTGAAAGGACAGCAGGTGTCAATCGACCCGAATGAAGACGCTGCGAAACAAATGCTCTTCACCTACCTCAAGGAAGG GACGACTGACGAAGTGTCCATCACCAGGAGGAAAGTCAACCTGCTGCTTGAACGGATCAACAGACTGAAGTGGAAAACGGCTGAGAATGTGGAGGAGGAGGCCAAA GCTCAGACAGTAGAGGTGAAGCAGCTGCTGGAAAAACGAGAAGCCTTGGAGTCACAAGTGTGCGACCTGAAGCAAAAACTGGAAACCGAGCTAAAG AATGAAAAAACACTTGCCAAAGCCTGTGAGAAGGCCCGGGTGGAGAAGAAGAAGCTACAGGAAGAGTTGGTCAAGAGTCAGGCTGAGCTCTCGGACCTCAGGAACAAACTGACGGAAATTGAGGCACAACTTAAGTCTACCAAAGACGA GATGACTCAAATGATTGCAGACCGGGAACGTTCTAAGCTCCAGATGAAGGACCTCCAGCATCAGCTCTCTGAGATGCACGACGAATTGGACCAATCCAAGAAAGAAGACATGATCAATGCGGAGAAAGAAGTCCTTCTGAAA GATCTGGCCCAGCTGCGTGCAGACTTTCAGGAGATGCTGCTAGTGAAGGAGGAGCATGAGGAGCTTCTACAACAGCAGGAGGGGGAGCTCAGAGATTTGAAAGGGGCCATCAAAGATGAAGTGGAGACTCATGATAAATACATTGCTGCGCTGAAAGAAGAATATGAACTAGAGCTTCAACATCTCCTCAGAGATTTGGAGAAGTCTAATGAG AGCAACGGCGTGCTGGGTCGAGAAAAGATGGAAGCATTGGAGGAGGGCGGCGCTGCCAAGGAGAAGGTACAAGAGCTGAGTCAGCAAAGAGACCAACTCAAGGGACGAGTGCAGGAGCTGAGCAGCAAGGTGGATCAACTGAGCCTAGCCGTTAAGGAGTTGAGAGCGTCGGAGAGACTGCAGGAGCAACGAGCGAAGCAGCTAGAG AGGGAAAAGCAGCAGTTGGAGGAAACACTGCAGGATGTGAGGAGGAATGAAGAGGAAATGTGTCAGTCCAACCGCTCGCTGCTGACTCGCCTGGAGGAagtgcaa AGCAAGCTGACCAAACTCAACCACGAGCACAGGGACATGAAAGAGAAGCTCAGGGAGGAGCGCAAACAAACTGAAGAGTTGTGGAAGAGCAAAAGTGAGCTGGAGGATGAGAGAAGGCTGCAGGACAGGACTGTGGAACAACTTCAGAGGAAG ATGAATAGTATCATGGAGGACTGCGAGGCCTCCACAGATGTTCTTCAGAGCCAAGTTGACGAGGCCAAAGAGAGGAGTCAGAGGGAGTTGGCCGACCTGCGCAGACAGCTGCAGGAAAAGGGAGCTGAACTGGAGAAATCCCGACTGACGGCCAAAAAACTTCAGGATGAG TTGCTTCCTCTGGAGGAGGATCTGCGGAGGTGTTACAGGGAGCAGCAAGAGGCCCAGTCCAGGGCCCGGCAGCTGGAACAAAAAGTGGACGAACTGGAGGAGAGGAATGCCACCACGGAGGAGGAGCGCGAGCGGCATGTCAAACTTCTAGAG GGCCGCATTGGTCAGCTAGAAGAAGACGTTAACGATGAGCGCAGCACGGCTGACCGCCTGATGGAGCGATTAGACAAAACCAAAGAGCAG GTGGATCAAATGAGGAGTGAGTTGATGCAGGAAAGAGCAGTCAGGCAAGACCTGGAGTGTGACAACACGAGTCTGGAAAGACAG ATTAAAGACCTAAAGAGTAGAGTGGCTCATTTAGAAGGATCACAAAGGACCAACCAGGATTCTGTCATTTCCAAACTCAACAGCCGCATTCAAGAACTTGAGGAGCGGTTGCAAGGGGAGGAAAG GGACAACAACAACTTGCAGCAAGCCAACCGCAAGCTGGAGCGCAAGGTGAAGGAGATGAAGATGCAGGCCGACGAGGATCACGCCAACCTGCAGACGCACAGAGACCAG TTGACTCAGAGGCTGAAGACGGCCAAGAGGCAGATGGACGAGGCAGAGGAAGAGATCGAGCGCCTGGAGCACGCCAagaagaagctgcagagagaacTGGAGGAGCAGCTCGAGACCAACGAGCAGCTTCACGGCCAAATTGACACCATGAGGAAAGACATGAG ACGCAAACGGAAATCGCCTCATATTATTAAAGTGACAGAGGAAGGTGACGGCCTGGATGACACTGCTTCTGATTAA
- the LOC125970088 gene encoding cingulin-like protein 1 isoform X2, producing MAGLGGSPEMRMQESYVDPHNSRGGHDSLFGVRVQIQGIQGQPFVVLNSSSKESHRDVSVITHQTGYKPGMVRQSMDETSFSSDFHYQKHPEILRPYDPRSNNLNHLNPSQTFNGKTVDRPKARIPLPAEGPTDDQNTPPSDGRLPARSPNSVDPEPFASVGKLINQFNSSQRRGRGGPRNRLDPEETRRSRSVDSGRASDSSSSSSSGASSVKGVSSGVTSGGVYPPGSARARLLGGEANKRDKNKPSMPLKAHHEMNTAAKILKTDGADERDAQQVSIDPNEDAAKQMLFTYLKEGTTDEVSITRRKVNLLLERINRLKWKTAENVEEEAKAQTVEVKQLLEKREALESQVCDLKQKLETELKNEKTLAKACEKARVEKKKLQEELVKSQAELSDLRNKLTEIEAQLKSTKDEMTQMIADRERSKLQMKDLQHQLSEMHDELDQSKKEDMINAEKEVLLKDLAQLRADFQEMLLVKEEHEELLQQQEGELRDLKGAIKDEVETHDKYIAALKEEYELELQHLLRDLEKSNESNGVLGREKMEALEEGGAAKEKVQELSQQRDQLKGRVQELSSKVDQLSLAVKELRASERLQEQRAKQLEREKQQLEETLQDVRRNEEEMCQSNRSLLTRLEEVQSKLTKLNHEHRDMKEKLREERKQTEELWKSKSELEDERRLQDRTVEQLQRKMNSIMEDCEASTDVLQSQVDEAKERSQRELADLRRQLQEKGAELEKSRLTAKKLQDELLPLEEDLRRCYREQQEAQSRARQLEQKVDELEERNATTEEERERHVKLLEGRIGQLEEDVNDERSTADRLMERLDKTKEQVDQMRSELMQERAVRQDLECDNTSLERQIKDLKSRVAHLEGSQRTNQDSVISKLNSRIQELEERLQGEERDNNNLQQANRKLERKVKEMKMQADEDHANLQTHRDQLTQRLKTAKRQMDEAEEEIERLEHAKKKLQRELEEQLETNEQLHGQIDTMRKDMRRKRKSPHIIKVTEEGDGLDDTASD from the exons AGAAATGAGGATGCAGGAGAGTTACGTTGATCCACACAACTCCAGAGGCGGCCATGACAGCTTGTTTGGAGTTCGGGTGCAGATACAAGGGATTCAAGGCCAACCCTTTGTGGTTCTGAACAGTTCTAGCAAAGAAAGCCACAGAGACGTATCGGTCATCACCCACCAGACTGGATACAAGCCGGGCATGGTGAGGCAGTCCATGGATGAGACGAGTTTCTCGTCAGATTTTCATTACCAGAAACATCCAGAGATCCTCAGACCGTATGACCCCAGAAGCAACAACCTTAACCATCTCAACCCGTCGCAAACTTTTAATGGAAAAACAGTGGACCGGCCCAAAGCCCGGATTCCGCTTCCAGCGGAGGGTCCGACAGATGACCAGAACACGCCTCCTTCGGACGGACGCCTTCCCGCAAGGTCGCCAAACTCCGTAGACCCTGAGCCTTTTGCGTCCGTAGGCAAGCTAATCAACCAGTTCAACAGCAGCCAGCGTAGAGgaaggggcggccccagaaatcGTCTGGACCCAGAGGAAACGCGGCGGTCACGTAGCGTGGATAGCGGCCGAGCTTCCGACTCGTCTTCCTCTTCATCCAGCGGGGCGTCGTCTGTGAAGGGGGTCAGCAGTGGCGTGACCTCCGGCGGGGTGTATCCTCCGGGGTCAGCCAGAGCTCGACTACTGGGCGGAGAAGCCAACAAAAGAGACAAGAACAAACCCAGCATGCCGCTTAAAGCTCATCATGAGATGAACACTGCAGCAAAAATACTAAAAACAGATGGAGCTGATGAAAGAGACGCTCAG CAGGTGTCAATCGACCCGAATGAAGACGCTGCGAAACAAATGCTCTTCACCTACCTCAAGGAAGG GACGACTGACGAAGTGTCCATCACCAGGAGGAAAGTCAACCTGCTGCTTGAACGGATCAACAGACTGAAGTGGAAAACGGCTGAGAATGTGGAGGAGGAGGCCAAA GCTCAGACAGTAGAGGTGAAGCAGCTGCTGGAAAAACGAGAAGCCTTGGAGTCACAAGTGTGCGACCTGAAGCAAAAACTGGAAACCGAGCTAAAG AATGAAAAAACACTTGCCAAAGCCTGTGAGAAGGCCCGGGTGGAGAAGAAGAAGCTACAGGAAGAGTTGGTCAAGAGTCAGGCTGAGCTCTCGGACCTCAGGAACAAACTGACGGAAATTGAGGCACAACTTAAGTCTACCAAAGACGA GATGACTCAAATGATTGCAGACCGGGAACGTTCTAAGCTCCAGATGAAGGACCTCCAGCATCAGCTCTCTGAGATGCACGACGAATTGGACCAATCCAAGAAAGAAGACATGATCAATGCGGAGAAAGAAGTCCTTCTGAAA GATCTGGCCCAGCTGCGTGCAGACTTTCAGGAGATGCTGCTAGTGAAGGAGGAGCATGAGGAGCTTCTACAACAGCAGGAGGGGGAGCTCAGAGATTTGAAAGGGGCCATCAAAGATGAAGTGGAGACTCATGATAAATACATTGCTGCGCTGAAAGAAGAATATGAACTAGAGCTTCAACATCTCCTCAGAGATTTGGAGAAGTCTAATGAG AGCAACGGCGTGCTGGGTCGAGAAAAGATGGAAGCATTGGAGGAGGGCGGCGCTGCCAAGGAGAAGGTACAAGAGCTGAGTCAGCAAAGAGACCAACTCAAGGGACGAGTGCAGGAGCTGAGCAGCAAGGTGGATCAACTGAGCCTAGCCGTTAAGGAGTTGAGAGCGTCGGAGAGACTGCAGGAGCAACGAGCGAAGCAGCTAGAG AGGGAAAAGCAGCAGTTGGAGGAAACACTGCAGGATGTGAGGAGGAATGAAGAGGAAATGTGTCAGTCCAACCGCTCGCTGCTGACTCGCCTGGAGGAagtgcaa AGCAAGCTGACCAAACTCAACCACGAGCACAGGGACATGAAAGAGAAGCTCAGGGAGGAGCGCAAACAAACTGAAGAGTTGTGGAAGAGCAAAAGTGAGCTGGAGGATGAGAGAAGGCTGCAGGACAGGACTGTGGAACAACTTCAGAGGAAG ATGAATAGTATCATGGAGGACTGCGAGGCCTCCACAGATGTTCTTCAGAGCCAAGTTGACGAGGCCAAAGAGAGGAGTCAGAGGGAGTTGGCCGACCTGCGCAGACAGCTGCAGGAAAAGGGAGCTGAACTGGAGAAATCCCGACTGACGGCCAAAAAACTTCAGGATGAG TTGCTTCCTCTGGAGGAGGATCTGCGGAGGTGTTACAGGGAGCAGCAAGAGGCCCAGTCCAGGGCCCGGCAGCTGGAACAAAAAGTGGACGAACTGGAGGAGAGGAATGCCACCACGGAGGAGGAGCGCGAGCGGCATGTCAAACTTCTAGAG GGCCGCATTGGTCAGCTAGAAGAAGACGTTAACGATGAGCGCAGCACGGCTGACCGCCTGATGGAGCGATTAGACAAAACCAAAGAGCAG GTGGATCAAATGAGGAGTGAGTTGATGCAGGAAAGAGCAGTCAGGCAAGACCTGGAGTGTGACAACACGAGTCTGGAAAGACAG ATTAAAGACCTAAAGAGTAGAGTGGCTCATTTAGAAGGATCACAAAGGACCAACCAGGATTCTGTCATTTCCAAACTCAACAGCCGCATTCAAGAACTTGAGGAGCGGTTGCAAGGGGAGGAAAG GGACAACAACAACTTGCAGCAAGCCAACCGCAAGCTGGAGCGCAAGGTGAAGGAGATGAAGATGCAGGCCGACGAGGATCACGCCAACCTGCAGACGCACAGAGACCAG TTGACTCAGAGGCTGAAGACGGCCAAGAGGCAGATGGACGAGGCAGAGGAAGAGATCGAGCGCCTGGAGCACGCCAagaagaagctgcagagagaacTGGAGGAGCAGCTCGAGACCAACGAGCAGCTTCACGGCCAAATTGACACCATGAGGAAAGACATGAG ACGCAAACGGAAATCGCCTCATATTATTAAAGTGACAGAGGAAGGTGACGGCCTGGATGACACTGCTTCTGATTAA